The Temnothorax longispinosus isolate EJ_2023e chromosome 12, Tlon_JGU_v1, whole genome shotgun sequence genome includes a window with the following:
- the LOC139822695 gene encoding putative nuclease HARBI1 translates to MKTVVGPRMEFLDIVPEYPGSQHDSRIFQNSRIYMQYVQKKLNRKLVGDSGYPTLPFLLTPIGHPQTDEQLMYNTIHGRTRQIVERTYGVWKRRFPCLSRGLSTKLLCSTTIVITCAVLHNLALIFRDELPEDEEDDPRDEYEEVPVNPPHWQPGEGFAVRQALIERLFR, encoded by the exons ATGAAGACTGTTGTTGGACCTCGCATGGAATTTCTTGACATTGTACCGGAATATCCTGGCAGTCAACATGATAGCAGAATTTTTCAGAattcaagaatatatatgcaatatgtacaaaaaaaattaaatagaaagcTAGTTGGTGATTCTGGTTATCCAACTTTACCATTTCTTTTGACACCAATAGGACATCCTCAGACAGACGAACAATTaat GTACAATACTATTCACGGAAGAACGAGACAAATTGTAGAAAGAACGTACGGCGTATGGAAACGACGATTTCCTTGTCTCTCAAGAGGACTCAGCACAAAATTGCTATGCTCTACAACTATTGTAATAACATGTGCAGTGCTACACAATCTTGCGCTTATATTTCGCGATGAACTTCCTGAGGATGAAGAAGACGATCCACGTGACGAATATGAAGAAGTTCCAGTGAATCCACCACATTGGCAGCCAGGAGAAGGATTTGCAGTACGACAAGCACTCATTGAGcgtttatttagataa